A region from the Mycolicibacterium phlei genome encodes:
- a CDS encoding MCE family protein, which translates to MDQLTRTVRIQILVFTAIALLAVSAVGLGYVRLPQMLFGIGQYTVTLRLSESGNLYPTANVTYRGTEVGRVESVDLTGDGVAARLTLRSDVRIPSDLDAEVHSQTAVGEQYVALLPRDGNSRPLRDGDVIPVERTSVPPNLNQLLDATNKGLRAIPNDGVRTVIDEGYTAVGGLGPEFSRFVQGATQLAIDARKHTGDLTSLITKAPEVLDSQADTAGAIGAWSKHLAVITEQVKDRDSALTGILRNGPGAADEARRLIQRINPTLPVLLANLVAIGETAVVYQPHIEQLLVLLPQGVAAIQGSMVANLHQKMKYKGFFLSFNLNLNLPPPCTTGFLPASQRRSPTAVDAPDRPEGDLYCRRPQDSPWNVRGARNIPCATKPWKRAPTVKMCESDEEYVPLNEGMNWKGDPNATLSGQDVPQLPPAAPQPAGAPAVPEIAAAEYDPATGTYTGPDGKTYTQANLATTAAQDRSWQSMLIPPGTN; encoded by the coding sequence ATGGATCAACTCACACGCACCGTCCGGATACAGATCCTCGTCTTCACGGCGATCGCCCTCCTCGCGGTGAGCGCCGTCGGGCTCGGATACGTCCGGCTTCCCCAGATGCTGTTCGGGATCGGCCAATACACGGTCACCCTCCGGCTGTCGGAGTCCGGCAACCTCTACCCGACCGCCAACGTCACCTACCGCGGAACTGAGGTCGGCCGGGTCGAGAGCGTGGACCTGACCGGTGACGGGGTCGCCGCCCGGCTCACCCTGCGCTCCGATGTCAGGATCCCGTCGGACCTCGACGCCGAGGTGCACAGCCAGACCGCGGTCGGCGAACAGTACGTGGCCCTGCTGCCGCGCGACGGGAACTCCCGTCCACTGCGCGACGGCGACGTCATCCCGGTGGAGCGGACGTCGGTGCCGCCTAACCTCAATCAGCTGCTCGACGCGACGAACAAAGGCCTGCGGGCCATTCCCAACGACGGGGTGCGCACCGTGATCGATGAGGGCTACACCGCGGTGGGCGGGCTCGGCCCGGAGTTCTCCCGATTCGTGCAGGGCGCGACGCAACTGGCGATCGATGCCCGCAAGCACACCGGCGATCTGACATCGCTGATCACCAAGGCACCCGAGGTGCTGGACAGCCAGGCCGACACCGCAGGTGCGATCGGCGCGTGGTCGAAACACCTGGCCGTGATCACCGAACAGGTCAAGGACCGGGATTCCGCGCTGACCGGGATTCTTCGCAACGGGCCGGGCGCGGCCGACGAGGCCCGCCGGCTGATCCAGCGCATCAACCCGACGCTGCCCGTGTTGCTGGCCAACCTGGTCGCCATCGGCGAGACCGCCGTGGTGTACCAGCCGCACATCGAACAACTCCTGGTGCTGCTTCCGCAGGGGGTGGCGGCGATTCAGGGGTCGATGGTCGCCAACCTGCATCAGAAGATGAAGTACAAGGGGTTCTTCCTCAGCTTCAACCTCAACCTCAATCTGCCGCCGCCGTGTACCACCGGGTTCCTGCCGGCCTCCCAGCGTCGCTCCCCGACCGCCGTGGACGCCCCCGACCGGCCCGAGGGTGACCTGTACTGCCGTCGGCCGCAGGACTCACCGTGGAATGTCCGGGGCGCCCGCAACATCCCGTGTGCGACGAAACCGTGGAAGCGCGCGCCCACCGTGAAGATGTGTGAGAGCGACGAGGAGTACGTGCCGCTCAACGAGGGGATGAACTGGAAGGGCGACCCCAACGCGACGCTGTCCGGCCAGGATGTCCCCCAGCTTCCGCCCGCAGCCCCTCAACCCGCCGGCGCCCCAGCCGTTCCGGAGATCGCCGCCGCCGAGTACGACCCCGCCACCGGCACCTACACCGGCCCGGACGGCAAGACGTACACACAGGCCAACCTGGCCACGACCGCGGCGCAGGACCGCAGCTGGCAGTCGATGCTGATACCGCCCGGGACCAACTGA
- a CDS encoding amidohydrolase family protein, whose product MYKLFSVDDHIVEPAHVWTDRVPAKFKDRAPHVVEVDGRQIWQWDGGMELTMGLNAVAGKPREEWGMEPARFEDMIPGCYQPEERAKDLLSNGIFASVSFPTLPGFGGRKFATFEDKELALVCVRAWNDYMLEEWCAAAPDVFVPMHILPVWDIDLAIKEHERCVNKGSKAICFIEDPQIVGLPNFHGGYWEPLFAAAQADQTPICMHIGSGGAAVTLEGTNPLTEIAAAFSMAMRSSVNLMVSPLLRKYPDAKVVWSEGGIGWIPAALERADRQWERHQYWSHVPDAHIKPSEVARRSMYFCMIEEPVGLKYRHDFTIDNILWESDYPHADTPFPKAQAAAKEVFDGVPQDEVDKITHKNAEKLFNFQISAELVAAYSGSEG is encoded by the coding sequence GTGTACAAGCTGTTCAGCGTCGACGACCATATCGTCGAACCGGCACATGTGTGGACCGATCGGGTCCCCGCGAAGTTCAAGGACCGCGCCCCGCACGTCGTCGAGGTTGACGGCCGCCAGATCTGGCAGTGGGACGGCGGCATGGAGCTCACCATGGGCCTCAACGCCGTCGCCGGTAAACCCCGCGAGGAGTGGGGAATGGAACCCGCCCGCTTCGAGGACATGATCCCCGGCTGCTACCAACCGGAGGAACGGGCCAAGGATCTGCTGTCCAACGGGATCTTCGCGTCGGTGTCGTTTCCGACGCTGCCCGGGTTCGGCGGACGCAAGTTCGCGACCTTCGAGGACAAGGAACTCGCGCTGGTGTGTGTGCGCGCCTGGAACGACTACATGCTCGAGGAGTGGTGCGCCGCCGCGCCGGACGTGTTCGTCCCCATGCACATCCTGCCGGTCTGGGACATCGACCTCGCGATCAAGGAGCACGAGCGCTGTGTGAACAAGGGCAGCAAGGCGATCTGCTTCATCGAGGATCCACAGATCGTCGGGCTGCCGAACTTCCACGGCGGCTACTGGGAACCGCTGTTCGCGGCCGCGCAGGCGGACCAGACCCCGATCTGCATGCACATCGGCTCGGGTGGCGCCGCGGTGACCCTGGAGGGCACCAACCCGCTGACCGAGATCGCCGCCGCGTTCTCGATGGCGATGCGGTCGTCGGTCAACCTGATGGTCAGCCCGCTGCTGCGGAAGTACCCGGACGCCAAGGTGGTCTGGTCGGAAGGCGGCATCGGCTGGATTCCCGCCGCACTGGAACGGGCCGACCGGCAGTGGGAGCGCCACCAGTACTGGAGCCACGTCCCCGATGCACACATCAAACCGTCTGAGGTGGCGCGCCGCAGCATGTACTTCTGCATGATCGAGGAACCGGTCGGCCTGAAGTACCGGCACGACTTCACCATCGACAACATCCTGTGGGAGTCCGACTATCCGCACGCCGACACCCCGTTCCCGAAGGCACAGGCGGCGGCCAAGGAGGTCTTCGACGGCGTACCGCAGGACGAGGTCGACAAGATCACCCACAAGAACGCCGAGAAGCTGTTCAACTTCCAGATCTCTGCGGAGCTCGTCGCCGCGTACTCCGGGTCCGAGGGCTGA
- a CDS encoding CaiB/BaiF CoA transferase family protein produces the protein MGLLSGIRVLESAQLFNGDTLGALLGDLGADVIKIESPFRGDYLRDMLGQVAPHYSPAHLQINKNKRSVALDLRRDEGREVFWRLLATADVFIDGNAADAMTKLGVGYEQQKARRPEIVYCQYTGYGATGPYATIPTHGQMMNAAAGGTPVEMGEDGFVRPYRGAQPFNGIASGGEGTAAGAAYAAMHVAAALVQRQRTGQGCYIDVAASEAVVSSAWIAATYILNDDRIADRRSLPKPISPDGTTSAKYQFYRTADDRFVLFCCIEPAFWKNFCRLAGREDLIGEDGSGPVDFAVSADPEQTLRREIQKIIETRTQQEWTRLAAEHDLAIGPAVQQEDLRSDPQLTARGAFVDAEHPVAGPFTHVTLPALVDGRRSTEIRHHAPALGEQTREILDELGLSAAEISALRESGAIGGPSA, from the coding sequence GTGGGACTGCTCAGCGGGATCCGGGTGCTTGAATCCGCGCAACTGTTCAACGGGGACACGCTGGGAGCGCTGCTCGGCGACCTCGGCGCCGACGTCATCAAGATCGAGAGCCCGTTTCGGGGCGACTACCTGCGCGACATGCTCGGACAGGTGGCCCCGCACTACAGTCCCGCGCATCTGCAGATCAACAAGAACAAGCGCAGCGTCGCCCTGGACCTGCGCAGGGACGAGGGGCGCGAGGTGTTCTGGAGGCTGCTCGCGACCGCCGACGTGTTCATCGACGGCAACGCCGCCGACGCCATGACCAAGCTCGGGGTCGGATACGAACAGCAGAAGGCCCGCAGGCCCGAGATCGTCTACTGCCAGTACACCGGATACGGGGCGACGGGCCCGTACGCGACCATCCCCACCCACGGGCAGATGATGAACGCCGCGGCCGGTGGCACCCCGGTCGAGATGGGTGAGGACGGGTTCGTCCGGCCGTACCGCGGGGCGCAGCCGTTCAACGGGATCGCCTCCGGCGGTGAGGGCACCGCGGCCGGGGCGGCGTACGCCGCCATGCACGTCGCGGCCGCGTTGGTGCAACGGCAGCGCACCGGACAGGGCTGCTACATCGACGTCGCCGCCTCCGAGGCCGTGGTGTCGTCGGCGTGGATAGCCGCCACCTACATCCTCAACGACGACCGCATCGCCGACCGCCGCTCGCTGCCCAAGCCGATCAGCCCCGACGGGACCACCAGCGCCAAGTACCAGTTCTACCGCACCGCCGACGACAGGTTCGTCCTGTTCTGCTGCATCGAACCGGCGTTCTGGAAGAACTTCTGCAGGCTGGCGGGGCGCGAGGATCTGATCGGTGAAGACGGCTCCGGCCCCGTCGATTTCGCGGTCAGCGCCGATCCGGAGCAGACGCTGCGCCGTGAGATCCAGAAGATCATCGAGACCCGCACCCAGCAGGAGTGGACACGGCTGGCGGCCGAGCACGACCTGGCGATCGGACCCGCCGTGCAGCAGGAGGACCTGCGCTCCGATCCGCAGCTCACCGCCCGCGGAGCGTTCGTCGACGCCGAACACCCGGTGGCCGGTCCCTTCACCCACGTCACGCTGCCCGCCCTGGTCGACGGCCGCCGGTCGACCGAGATCCGCCACCACGCCCCCGCGCTGGGCGAGCAGACGCGGGAGATCCTCGACGAGCTCGGGTTGTCGGCCGCCGAGATCTCCGCGCTGCGCGAATCGGGTGCCATCGGCGGGCCGTCGGCGTGA
- a CDS encoding Zn-ribbon domain-containing OB-fold protein — MSEQIPLVDYLVLDDGAPHLIAHECTKCGARFFDRRNACAGCFGTDFTTVPVSTEGVVRAFTIVSFAAPGIPVPFVASVVDCDGTHVRANLVNVEPDPEHVRTGMKVRLTTYPIGTDSNGTQAIGFGFEPAA; from the coding sequence ATGTCTGAGCAGATCCCACTGGTCGACTATCTCGTGCTCGACGACGGTGCCCCGCACCTGATCGCCCACGAGTGCACCAAGTGCGGCGCACGATTCTTCGACCGGCGCAACGCCTGCGCGGGGTGCTTCGGCACCGACTTCACCACCGTGCCGGTCTCCACCGAGGGCGTGGTCCGTGCGTTCACCATCGTGTCGTTCGCCGCGCCCGGGATTCCCGTCCCGTTCGTGGCGTCCGTGGTGGACTGCGACGGCACCCATGTGCGCGCCAACCTCGTCAACGTCGAACCGGACCCCGAGCACGTCCGCACCGGGATGAAGGTGCGGCTGACGACCTACCCGATCGGCACGGACTCCAACGGCACCCAGGCCATCGGCTTCGGTTTCGAGCCCGCGGCCTGA
- a CDS encoding thiolase family protein, producing MSASDDIWIVGITMTKFGKHPDRDTVDLAAEAAMGALADAGLTMADIGVLAAGNLMNASAGIGQQLQKQIGQTGIPVYNVANACATGATALRTAIMAVKAGEVDYGMAVGVEKLSGAGLLAGGGKADDGDVWKPKGRYGAVAPVDGRIGTETMPGVFAQIGMEYGHKYGGTSFELFARISEKNHAHSTLNPLAAYQKRFTLEEIMNDVMIAYPNTRPMCSANCDGAAAAIVCNGETLKSLSAEQRRRAVKVSASVLTTDPYEEGCQVLPNVNTLTRKAAQIAYEQAGVGPSDLDLVELHDCFATAELVHYDNLMLCEEGGAADFFNSGATWRDGSTPVNVSGGLQSKGHPIAATGIANIWEICHHLRGEAGDRQIENAKVGLAHVIGLGSACGVHILEKSAA from the coding sequence ATGAGCGCAAGCGACGACATCTGGATCGTCGGCATCACCATGACCAAGTTCGGCAAGCACCCGGACCGCGACACTGTCGACCTGGCCGCCGAGGCCGCGATGGGCGCACTGGCCGACGCGGGCCTGACCATGGCCGACATCGGGGTGCTGGCCGCGGGCAACCTGATGAACGCCAGCGCCGGCATCGGCCAGCAGCTGCAGAAGCAGATCGGCCAGACCGGCATCCCGGTGTACAACGTGGCCAACGCCTGCGCCACAGGGGCGACCGCGCTGCGCACCGCGATCATGGCGGTAAAGGCCGGCGAGGTCGACTACGGCATGGCCGTCGGCGTCGAGAAGCTTTCCGGCGCCGGCCTTCTCGCCGGTGGCGGCAAGGCCGACGACGGTGATGTGTGGAAGCCGAAGGGCCGCTACGGCGCAGTGGCGCCGGTCGACGGGCGGATCGGCACCGAGACGATGCCCGGTGTGTTCGCCCAGATCGGCATGGAGTACGGCCACAAGTACGGCGGCACCAGCTTCGAGCTGTTCGCCAGGATCAGCGAGAAGAACCACGCCCACTCCACGCTCAACCCGCTGGCCGCCTACCAGAAACGGTTCACGCTCGAGGAGATCATGAACGACGTCATGATCGCCTACCCGAACACCAGGCCGATGTGCTCGGCCAACTGCGACGGCGCCGCCGCGGCGATCGTCTGCAACGGTGAGACGCTGAAATCCCTGTCCGCCGAACAGCGTCGGCGCGCGGTGAAGGTGTCGGCGTCGGTGCTGACCACCGACCCCTACGAGGAGGGGTGCCAGGTGCTGCCCAACGTCAACACGTTGACCCGCAAGGCCGCCCAGATCGCCTACGAGCAGGCCGGTGTCGGGCCGTCGGATCTGGACCTGGTGGAGCTGCACGACTGCTTCGCGACCGCCGAGCTGGTGCACTACGACAACCTGATGCTGTGCGAGGAGGGCGGCGCCGCCGACTTCTTCAACTCCGGCGCCACCTGGCGCGACGGTTCAACCCCGGTCAACGTGTCGGGCGGCCTGCAGTCCAAGGGGCATCCGATCGCGGCCACCGGGATCGCCAACATCTGGGAGATCTGCCATCACCTGCGCGGTGAGGCCGGCGACCGCCAGATCGAGAACGCCAAGGTGGGGCTGGCTCATGTGATCGGGCTCGGTTCGGCCTGCGGTGTGCACATCCTGGAGAAGTCCGCGGCCTGA
- a CDS encoding CaiB/BaiF CoA transferase family protein yields the protein MAGPLDGITVVDCSRGLAGPRASGMLADYGAEVWWVEPPGGDPLRDVLKTEYAVFNRGKRSVTLDLKTDAGRARLFEMLSAADVFLTSWRPGVAERLRIGWSDLHPAFPRLVYTSITGFGEDGTLAEVPGHEAIVSSYVGVTAEQVGLRPAPIYEGLPFASIGAANLAVIGALAALYRRIRDGRGRHVQTSLVDGALSYLGMLWGDADDADSAPPVVPGRIRLISRSFRCADDEYIGVHTGAVGAFGRLIRELGLADRVQVAEDGSDMQMPLTDDERRIVMEEVPAIFETQPRDVWLKRLLDADIAAIPELRPGQIFDEPQVRHNGMVVTVEDPVLGPLEQVAPAIRFGGLEHRPAVGAPTVGQDDDRLPAAKTADPVRYERSDDTPLLDGLKILDAGAYYAGPFSSRLLADLGADVIKLETTLGDQLRGIKRPFRSATAGKRAISLGLKDPELHAARDSLIKWADVVMHNMRPGAAERVGLGFEQVHALNPDAIYLYAPGWGSTGPDARRQSFAPLMSGYVGIGFEVAGQYNPPMWPVGNEDPGNGLTGAVGILAALLYRSRGGGGIYVENPQLNATMTHAAHIVRRPDGTVLGAERLDPMQTGIGPLDRLYETADGWICVVALTDAEIRRFEKATGISILDDPRFATHDVRIENAYELSDTIAELLLQHGSGHWLELFRNAGVAAMIPKTENNNEAFHRDPANHAIGRVAQVADADGSYIRESALMVRVSDAAVVPHRLAPELGADTDAVLRELGYSEEKIAELRARGSIR from the coding sequence GTGGCTGGTCCGCTCGACGGGATCACCGTGGTCGACTGCTCACGAGGACTCGCCGGACCCCGCGCCAGCGGGATGCTCGCCGACTACGGCGCCGAGGTGTGGTGGGTCGAACCGCCGGGCGGTGACCCGCTGCGCGATGTGCTCAAGACCGAGTACGCGGTGTTCAACCGTGGCAAGCGCAGCGTCACGCTCGACCTCAAGACCGACGCCGGCCGGGCCCGCTTGTTCGAGATGCTCTCCGCCGCAGATGTTTTCCTGACCAGCTGGCGTCCCGGTGTCGCCGAGCGGCTCCGGATCGGCTGGTCCGATCTGCATCCCGCGTTTCCGCGGCTGGTCTACACCTCGATCACCGGGTTCGGCGAGGACGGCACGCTCGCGGAGGTGCCGGGTCACGAGGCGATCGTGAGTTCGTACGTGGGAGTGACCGCCGAACAGGTGGGGCTGCGCCCCGCGCCGATCTACGAGGGCCTGCCGTTCGCGAGCATCGGCGCCGCCAATCTCGCGGTCATCGGAGCGCTGGCCGCGCTGTACCGGCGGATCCGTGACGGCCGGGGCCGTCATGTCCAGACCTCGCTGGTGGACGGTGCGCTGAGCTACCTCGGCATGCTCTGGGGCGACGCCGACGACGCCGACAGTGCGCCGCCGGTGGTGCCGGGCCGGATCCGGTTGATCTCCCGGTCGTTCCGGTGCGCCGACGACGAGTACATCGGTGTGCACACCGGAGCGGTGGGCGCCTTCGGGCGGCTCATCCGTGAGCTCGGGCTCGCCGACCGGGTGCAGGTCGCCGAGGACGGTTCGGACATGCAGATGCCGCTCACCGATGACGAGCGCAGGATCGTGATGGAGGAAGTGCCCGCGATCTTCGAGACGCAACCGCGTGACGTGTGGCTCAAGCGCCTGCTCGACGCCGACATCGCCGCCATCCCGGAACTGCGCCCCGGCCAGATCTTCGACGAACCCCAGGTGCGCCACAACGGCATGGTGGTGACGGTCGAGGACCCGGTGCTGGGACCGCTCGAACAGGTCGCTCCGGCAATCCGTTTCGGCGGTCTGGAGCACCGGCCGGCCGTGGGGGCGCCGACGGTCGGCCAGGATGACGACCGGCTGCCCGCGGCTAAGACCGCCGATCCGGTTCGCTACGAAAGGTCGGATGACACACCGCTTCTCGACGGTCTGAAGATCCTCGATGCCGGCGCCTACTATGCGGGACCGTTCAGCTCGCGGCTGCTCGCCGATCTCGGCGCCGACGTGATCAAGCTGGAGACCACGCTCGGCGACCAGTTGCGCGGTATCAAGCGCCCGTTCCGGTCCGCGACCGCGGGCAAGCGGGCGATCTCGCTGGGCCTGAAGGATCCCGAACTTCACGCCGCCCGCGACAGCCTGATCAAGTGGGCCGACGTGGTGATGCACAACATGCGACCCGGCGCGGCCGAACGGGTCGGTCTCGGTTTCGAGCAGGTACACGCGCTCAACCCGGACGCGATCTACCTGTACGCCCCCGGTTGGGGGTCGACGGGTCCTGATGCCCGCCGGCAGTCCTTCGCGCCGTTGATGTCCGGGTATGTGGGCATCGGCTTCGAGGTCGCAGGACAGTACAACCCGCCGATGTGGCCGGTGGGCAACGAGGATCCGGGCAACGGCCTGACCGGTGCCGTCGGCATTCTGGCCGCGCTGCTGTACCGCTCCCGCGGCGGCGGCGGGATCTACGTCGAGAACCCGCAGCTGAACGCGACGATGACGCACGCCGCACACATCGTGCGCCGCCCGGACGGCACGGTGCTCGGCGCCGAGCGGCTGGACCCGATGCAGACCGGCATCGGCCCGCTGGACCGGTTGTACGAGACCGCCGACGGCTGGATCTGTGTGGTGGCGCTGACCGACGCCGAGATCCGACGTTTCGAGAAGGCGACCGGCATCTCGATCCTCGACGACCCGCGGTTCGCGACGCACGACGTCCGCATCGAGAACGCCTATGAACTGTCCGACACCATCGCCGAACTGCTGCTGCAGCACGGATCCGGGCACTGGCTGGAGCTGTTCCGCAACGCCGGTGTGGCGGCGATGATCCCGAAGACCGAGAACAACAACGAGGCGTTCCACCGCGACCCGGCCAACCACGCCATCGGCCGTGTCGCACAGGTGGCCGATGCCGACGGCTCATACATCCGGGAGTCCGCGCTCATGGTCCGGGTCAGCGACGCCGCGGTGGTTCCGCACCGCCTCGCACCGGAGCTGGGCGCCGACACCGACGCGGTGCTGCGCGAGCTCGGCTACTCCGAGGAGAAGATCGCCGAGCTTAGGGCCCGCGGCTCGATCCGGTAG
- a CDS encoding aldehyde dehydrogenase family protein: protein MQRTLPDKLPAPRLVIGGEDVISTSGGVYQHHYAATGEVQSEVPLAGPAEVDAAVAAARAAFPAWRGLDLNRRRDILQELARLLVADGERLGAIATLEVGTPNLLASSSSAMAADWFTYYAGWIGRSAGEVVPVPAGGALDYVLDEPLGVIAAIIPWNGPLISIGMKVAPALAAGNCVVLKPPENAPFSALRFAELAAEAGLPPGVLNVVPGGAEAGGALCSHPGVDKITFTGGGETARKVLAAAAQALTPVVLELGGKSANIVFPDADLDAAATMAVSAGLMMLSGQGCMLPTRLLVHDDVYDEMVTRVVAGADALTVGDPWQPTTVMGPLATAAQLERVTRAVDSALSDKAGKLLAGGRRPDGLDAGYFYRPTVFGDVDPASDLAQREIFGPVLAILRFGSEDEAVELANNTQYGLAAYVHTSDLRRAHVIASALDAGGVAVNGFPIVPSAAPFGGVKQSGFGREGGIWGLREFQRTKNVYIGLQ, encoded by the coding sequence GTGCAACGCACACTGCCCGACAAACTCCCCGCTCCCCGCCTCGTCATCGGCGGCGAGGACGTCATCTCCACCAGCGGCGGCGTTTACCAACACCACTACGCCGCAACGGGTGAGGTCCAGTCCGAGGTCCCACTCGCGGGCCCCGCAGAGGTCGACGCCGCGGTGGCGGCCGCCCGCGCGGCCTTCCCCGCCTGGCGCGGTCTGGACCTCAACCGGCGTCGCGACATCCTGCAGGAACTGGCCCGCCTGCTGGTCGCCGACGGTGAACGTCTCGGGGCCATCGCGACCCTCGAGGTCGGCACCCCCAACCTGCTGGCGAGCTCGTCGTCGGCGATGGCAGCGGACTGGTTCACCTACTACGCCGGCTGGATCGGCCGATCGGCGGGTGAGGTCGTCCCGGTCCCCGCCGGCGGCGCCCTCGACTACGTGCTCGACGAGCCCCTCGGCGTGATCGCGGCGATCATCCCGTGGAACGGCCCGCTGATCTCCATCGGCATGAAGGTCGCCCCGGCACTGGCGGCGGGCAACTGCGTGGTGCTCAAACCACCGGAGAACGCGCCGTTCTCGGCGCTGCGGTTCGCCGAGCTCGCCGCCGAGGCGGGACTGCCGCCGGGCGTGCTCAACGTCGTGCCCGGCGGCGCGGAGGCCGGCGGCGCGCTGTGCTCACATCCCGGCGTCGACAAGATCACCTTCACCGGAGGCGGTGAGACCGCGCGCAAGGTGCTCGCCGCGGCCGCTCAGGCGCTGACCCCGGTGGTGCTCGAACTCGGCGGCAAGTCCGCCAACATCGTGTTCCCCGACGCCGACCTGGACGCCGCCGCGACGATGGCGGTCAGCGCCGGGTTGATGATGCTGTCCGGACAGGGCTGCATGCTGCCGACACGGCTGTTGGTGCACGACGACGTCTACGACGAGATGGTGACCCGCGTGGTGGCCGGCGCCGACGCGCTGACCGTCGGCGACCCCTGGCAGCCGACCACCGTGATGGGCCCGCTGGCCACCGCCGCCCAGCTCGAACGCGTTACGCGCGCAGTCGATTCCGCGCTGTCAGACAAGGCGGGCAAGCTGCTGGCCGGCGGCCGCAGACCCGACGGGCTCGACGCCGGCTACTTCTACCGCCCCACCGTGTTCGGTGACGTCGACCCCGCCAGTGATCTGGCGCAGAGGGAGATCTTCGGGCCGGTGCTGGCGATCCTGCGGTTCGGGTCCGAGGATGAGGCCGTCGAACTGGCCAACAACACCCAGTACGGGCTGGCCGCCTACGTGCACACCAGCGACCTGCGTCGCGCACACGTCATCGCATCGGCGCTCGACGCCGGTGGCGTTGCGGTCAACGGGTTCCCGATCGTGCCGAGCGCGGCGCCGTTCGGCGGGGTCAAACAGAGCGGATTCGGCCGAGAAGGCGGGATCTGGGGTCTGCGCGAGTTCCAGCGCACCAAGAACGTCTACATCGGCCTGCAATAG
- a CDS encoding mycofactocin-coupled SDR family oxidoreductase, translated as MGRVQDKVVFITGAGIGQGRSHAVALANEGADIIAVDVCRQVSDKVQYPYASEEDLDETRKLVENAGRRCVTYVADVRDGAALKEAAAAGARELGRIDAVLANAGVCTFHKDGSLTITEDLFDLVVDTNLKGVWNTIQATAPHLIEAGGGSIVITSSVAGLRGQVPYAHYVASKHGAVGLMRAFANELAPHRIRVNTIHPTGVLTAMGSDPSAYACAEPQPLFASGAANMLPDLDAAADQPYAPVAILHPEEISKTVLFLLSDDARYITGVTLPVDAGNTNKP; from the coding sequence ATGGGCAGGGTCCAGGACAAGGTCGTCTTCATCACCGGCGCCGGTATCGGGCAGGGCCGCTCGCACGCGGTGGCGCTGGCCAACGAGGGCGCCGACATCATCGCGGTCGACGTGTGCCGCCAGGTCAGCGACAAAGTGCAGTACCCGTATGCGAGCGAGGAGGATCTCGACGAGACCCGCAAGCTGGTCGAGAACGCCGGACGTCGCTGCGTGACCTACGTCGCCGACGTCCGTGACGGGGCCGCGCTCAAAGAGGCCGCGGCCGCGGGCGCCCGCGAGCTCGGCCGCATCGACGCGGTGCTGGCCAACGCCGGGGTGTGCACCTTCCACAAGGACGGATCGCTGACGATCACCGAGGACCTCTTCGACCTCGTCGTCGACACCAACCTCAAAGGTGTGTGGAACACGATCCAGGCGACGGCGCCGCACCTCATCGAGGCAGGCGGCGGTTCGATCGTCATCACCAGCTCGGTCGCCGGCCTGCGCGGCCAGGTGCCGTACGCGCACTACGTCGCCTCCAAACACGGCGCCGTCGGACTGATGCGGGCGTTCGCCAACGAGCTCGCCCCGCACCGCATCCGGGTCAACACCATCCACCCGACCGGGGTGCTGACCGCGATGGGCAGCGACCCGAGCGCGTACGCCTGCGCCGAACCGCAGCCGCTGTTCGCTTCCGGCGCGGCGAACATGCTGCCGGACCTCGACGCAGCGGCCGATCAGCCGTACGCACCAGTGGCGATCCTGCACCCCGAGGAGATCTCCAAGACGGTGCTGTTCCTGCTCTCCGACGATGCCCGCTACATCACCGGTGTCACGCTGCCGGTCGACGCCGGCAACACGAACAAGCCCTGA